From Glycine max cultivar Williams 82 chromosome 11, Glycine_max_v4.0, whole genome shotgun sequence, the proteins below share one genomic window:
- the LOC100499828 gene encoding NADH dehydrogenase [ubiquinone] 1 beta subcomplex subunit 2 encodes MGGGHGHGTTYKGVTVHHPKRWHTITGKGLCAVMWFWVFYRAKQDGPVVLGWRHPWEGHHDDHGKGH; translated from the exons ATGGGAGGAGGACACGGTCACGGCACCACCTACAAAGGAGTTACCGTTCATCACCCAAAGCGCTGGCACACTATCACCGGCAAGGGTTTGTGCGCGGTCATGTG GTTTTGGGTATTCTACAGGGCAAAGCAAGACGGTCCTGTTGTATTG GGCTGGAGGCATCCTTGGGAGGGTCATCACGATGATCATGGCAAGGGCCATTAA
- the LOC100807887 gene encoding serine carboxypeptidase-like 34: protein MEEHSSIGPGCSSIGYGEAEELGPFFPQDSSQPKLKLNPYSWNKAANLLFLESPVGVGFSYTNTSSDISELGDTITAKDSHTFIVKWFRRFPQFRSNKFYISGESYAGHYVPQLSELIFDNNRNHAKKDYINFKGFMIGNALLDDETDQKGMIDYAWNHAVISDGVYHNITTKCNFSLPDSTDDCIDQLNKYFDVYSIIDMYSLYTPKCFSNNGNTIKKLAHVLRGRAPQTFSKIVSLISTNGWHRKPAGYDPCASDYTEVYLNRPEVQKALHANVTKIPYSWTHCSDTITFWNDAPQSMLPVIKKLIAGGIRIWVYSGDTDGRIPVTSTRYTLRKLGLGIVEDWTPWYTSKQVGGWTIAYDGLTFVTIRGAGHQVPTFTPKQALQLVRHFLANKKLPSQPI, encoded by the exons ATGGAAGAGCACTCTTCTATTG GCCCTGGTTGTTCCTCAATTGGTTATGGAGAAGCAGAGGAGCTAGGACCCTTCTTTCCTCAGGACAGCAGCCAACCAAAGCTAAAGTTGAACCCTTATTCTTGGAATAAAG CTGCCAATCTTTTGTTTTTGGAATCCCCTGTTGGAGTTGGGTTCTCCTACACCAACACCAGCAGTGATATAAGTGAACTTGGTGACACCATTACTG CTAAAGATTCACACACCTTTATCGTCAAGTGGTTTAGAAGATTTCCACAATTCAGATCAAACAAATTCTACATTTCCGGTGAAAGCTATGCAG GGCACTATGTTCCGCAACTTTCAGAGCTCATTTTCGATAATAATCGCAATCATGCCAAGAAAGACTACATTAACTTCAAAGGATTCATG ATTGGAAATGCATTGTTGGACGACGAAACAGATCAAAAGGGTATGATAGATTACGCGTGGAATCATGCTGTGATATCTGATGGAGTATACCATAACATTACAACCAAATGCAATTTCAGCCTTCCAGATTCAACAGATGACTGCATTGATCAACTCAATAAGTACTTCGATGTATATAGCATTATTGATATGTATAGCTTGTACACTCCCAAGTGTTTCAGCAACAACGGCAACACCATAAAGAAATTAGCCCATGTCCTCAGAGGCAGAGCCCCTCAAACTTTTTCCAAAATTGTGAGCTTAATTTCTACT AATGGGTGGCACAGAAAACCAGCTGGATATGATCCTTGTGCATCCGATTATACTGAAGTGTACCTAAATAGGCCAGAAGTCCAAAAGGCATTACATGCCAATGTCACCAAAATTCCCTATTCCTGGACTCACTGCAG CGATACTATCACATTTTGGAATGACGCACCACAGTCCATGCTTCCTGTCATCAAGAAGCTTATTGCTGGTGGTATTCGCATTTGGGTTTACAG TGGAGATACCGATGGAAGAATTCCCGTGACTTCAACAAGATACACTCTTAGAAAGTTGGGGCTTGGGATCGTCGAAGATTGGACTCCCTGGTATACCAGCAAGCAG GTGGGAGGATGGACCATTGCTTACGATGGACTTACTTTTGTTACCATAAGAGGTGCTGGTCATCAAGTTCCTACTTTCACACCCAAGCAAGCTCTGCAGTTGGTTCGACACTTCCTAGCAAATAAGAAATTACCATCTCAACCAATTTAa